The Microbacterium trichothecenolyticum sequence CGGCCCCAGCTCGGCCTCGACCTGCGTGAAGGCGGCGTCGACGGCGGCGGCGTCCGTCACATCGGCGCGCACCGTGAGCGATCCCTCGGGTCCCTCACCGGAGCGAGCGGTGACCGCGACCTTCCACCCCTCGGCGACGAAGCGCTCGGCGATGGCGCGACCGATCCCCCGGTTTCCTCCGGTGACGACGACGACGCGGTCCTGGGACATGGTGAGACTCCTGAGCGTGCGGGGACGGAACCGGCCCAGCCTACCGACGACGCCGTGTCCACCCGTGCAACGGAGTTTGACACGGGCCGAGCGACGCTGGAACGCTGGACACAGCGCGACGAAAGGGACCACCGTGAGCGACGACCGCACGATCGAGCCGAGCCCGTCCGACGGCTCCACCCCGCACGCACCGGGTCCCGAAGCCGCGGCCACCGGCGCCGCACCCGAAGCGCCGGCGTACCCCGCACCTCCCGCACCTCCCGCCCCGCCGTCCGACACCGCAGGGGCCCCGGCCCCGGCCTACGGCGCCCCCTCGTACGCTGCTCCCGCGTACGCCGCACCGGCCTACGGATCGACTTACGGATCGGCCGACTACGTCGCCTCCGCGCGCACCAACACCCTCGCGATCCTGTCGCTCGTCGCCTCGCTCGTCGGGGTCTTCGTGCTGCCGTTCATCGGTCAGGTCGCGGGTGTCGTCCTCGGACACGTCTCGCTGTCGCAGCTCAAGGAGCGCGCCGAGAAGGGTCGCGGCCTGGCCATCGCCGGGCTGATCGTCGGCTACGCGACCCTGGCCATCGGCGTGCTGCTCATCTTCGCGTTCTTCATCCTCCTCCAGGCCGCCGTGGGCGAGTCGGGCTTGAGCTACGGCGCCTGACCCGGGATCCTCGACAGGGTGCCACGACGTCGAGGAGACCCGCGCGAGCGTCGCCCCGCCCGGCCCCGACGGGCGTACCCTGGTCTCACCGTGAAGACATCGTCCCGTGCCCAGTCCGCGACGTCGCTCCCGAAGGCACCCCGGGACGACGCCGATTCCCGTTTCACCAAATACATGGTGATGATGGGGATCCGCATCGCCTGCTTCATCGCGATGGCCGTCGTCACCCCCTACGGCTGGTACACCTTCGTGTTCGCCGCCGGGGCGATCTTCCTCCCGTATCTGGCCGTCATCGTCGCCAACGTCGGCCAAGATGCTCCGCCCACGACAGCCGTGGCGCCCGAGCGGGCGATCACCGCGCCGGCCGCCGCTTCGCCGACGCCCGCCGCCGAGGAGCCGCTCGTCATCCGCATCGCCGAGAGCCCGCGCCTCGCGCCGGGCGCGAAAGATCGCGACGCCCGGTCGTGAGCGACGACCGCGCCGAGTGTTCGAGGGCCGGATGCCACGATGCCGCCGCCTGGGCCATCCGCTGGCGCAACCCCCGGATCCACGCCGCCGACCGACGCAAGACCTGGGTCGCATGCGACGCGCACGTGGGATACCTGCGGGAGTTCCTGAGGGCCCGGGACTTCCCCGTCGAGGTGGCGACCCTCGAACGCGAAGCCGGCTGAGCACGTGCGCCGCCGTCGGGCGACGTACCCTGGATGACGTGGCCGCACGACGAGATCGACACCCGCTGCGCCCGGTGAACCTCGCGCGCGCCGAGCCGCGGCGCTTCGGCAGGAGACTTTCATGACTG is a genomic window containing:
- a CDS encoding DUF3099 domain-containing protein, which codes for MKTSSRAQSATSLPKAPRDDADSRFTKYMVMMGIRIACFIAMAVVTPYGWYTFVFAAGAIFLPYLAVIVANVGQDAPPTTAVAPERAITAPAAASPTPAAEEPLVIRIAESPRLAPGAKDRDARS
- a CDS encoding DUF4190 domain-containing protein; translated protein: MSDDRTIEPSPSDGSTPHAPGPEAAATGAAPEAPAYPAPPAPPAPPSDTAGAPAPAYGAPSYAAPAYAAPAYGSTYGSADYVASARTNTLAILSLVASLVGVFVLPFIGQVAGVVLGHVSLSQLKERAEKGRGLAIAGLIVGYATLAIGVLLIFAFFILLQAAVGESGLSYGA